A single region of the Dehalococcoides mccartyi genome encodes:
- a CDS encoding MMPL family transporter, producing the protein MFKIIAGWVIKFKYLVVSFWVILAAVMAFAAPSLQEVSKLDQSGFMPTDSDSTKASALLKQYFPDEMASVSGMYLIMFNKSTLSQTDMDYANLISQWLSSEDAPYGIGEIDSVFSNPQLSSRLISPDNTTMLINISLMQSAQDKQSEIIINAIHSRLTDIPIGLEIYVSGEAGMLNDLYAALADSIDLTTIVTIILVSVLLLIIYRSPVASLVPLLTIGIAYLVSRGVLGYMAESGINIWSQLDIFIVVLIFGVGTDYCLFLISRFREELHNDQNRWDALKTALGRIGAVVSASAIALIVGLMGMAIARYQMIQTMGPSLSVTIAITLLCAITITPALASIFGGKIFWPSKFDANQKEKHAALSPTNKFRFWSWVGTITTKHPLPIALAIIGLLFVPYTQLSQQRLSFDTISELPQDAESVIGFNKLVEHFNIGEMMPTTLVLADRNGRSLSTADILDELSDLTASLESLKGVDGVQSVLQPDGTAVSGAALLAANQILNLIPDRSSENTTPAELVSDQTLAGFWFIKTYLTELNQSFPWVAEETAYQSSMASLDKITNMLLDIRYSAQIDTQLNVLTEQIRQTADALRVGYPAKIEMIFAVKAYLAESAQSYGFIAGLYDYQQAMQKIDNIAALIAQANNDGSIVSGLYGLAYSTEHLAFVIGSQGVYHLFPQSLPADSSLSGTSKILLGEIELFRQNMHSLSSILFAHGNPYFISQTLIKASPELNSLVNMFYSEDQSGVRIFLTLSDSPYSNAAMDTISEIKALLQPNNSDGQLSSLEYGVQGTSATSQDVREMIEQDYTNIQMIILGGVFLVLLILLRSIVAPVYLLLTVMLSYGSTMGIITWLFQDLLGHAGISFMLPIILFTLIVALGSDYNIFLVSRIREESENKPIKEAVKNAISSTGGVIVACGLILGGTFAAMLTSPILTMYQLGAAVAIGIIMDTVIVRGILVPSLATIVGRWNWWPFHKLNK; encoded by the coding sequence ATGTTCAAAATCATCGCCGGGTGGGTCATAAAGTTTAAATATTTAGTAGTCAGTTTCTGGGTGATCCTAGCTGCTGTAATGGCATTTGCCGCCCCATCCTTACAGGAAGTAAGCAAACTGGACCAGTCCGGTTTTATGCCCACAGATTCAGATTCAACAAAAGCCAGTGCTCTGCTAAAGCAATACTTCCCAGATGAAATGGCCTCGGTTTCCGGTATGTACCTGATTATGTTTAACAAATCTACTCTCAGCCAGACCGATATGGATTATGCGAATCTTATTAGTCAATGGCTGTCTTCGGAGGATGCACCTTATGGCATTGGTGAGATAGATTCGGTATTCAGTAACCCTCAACTATCCAGCCGCCTTATCAGCCCGGATAATACTACCATGCTAATCAATATCAGCTTGATGCAGTCCGCTCAAGACAAGCAATCTGAAATAATTATCAATGCTATTCACTCCCGGCTTACAGATATACCTATAGGACTTGAGATATATGTATCAGGTGAGGCGGGTATGTTAAATGACCTGTATGCAGCTTTGGCAGACAGTATAGACCTGACTACGATAGTTACTATTATACTGGTTTCGGTTTTGCTGCTTATTATCTACCGCTCACCGGTAGCTTCACTTGTACCTCTGTTAACGATAGGCATTGCCTATCTGGTAAGCCGTGGTGTGCTTGGTTATATGGCCGAATCAGGGATAAATATCTGGTCACAGCTGGATATATTTATAGTGGTGCTGATTTTTGGTGTAGGTACAGATTACTGTTTATTTTTGATATCACGTTTCCGTGAAGAACTTCATAATGATCAAAACCGCTGGGATGCGCTGAAAACAGCTTTGGGACGTATTGGAGCAGTTGTTTCTGCCAGTGCCATAGCTCTTATAGTAGGCTTAATGGGTATGGCGATTGCCCGCTATCAGATGATTCAAACTATGGGGCCTTCGCTTAGTGTAACTATTGCCATTACACTGCTGTGTGCTATTACAATTACTCCCGCACTGGCATCTATATTTGGCGGCAAAATATTCTGGCCAAGCAAATTTGATGCCAACCAGAAAGAGAAGCATGCTGCCTTATCCCCTACCAACAAATTTCGTTTCTGGAGTTGGGTGGGCACTATAACAACCAAGCACCCTTTGCCCATAGCTCTGGCGATAATCGGCTTGCTTTTTGTACCCTATACCCAGCTATCGCAACAACGGCTTTCATTTGATACTATCAGTGAACTCCCACAGGATGCGGAGTCTGTTATAGGTTTTAATAAACTTGTGGAACATTTTAATATAGGTGAGATGATGCCCACCACGCTGGTACTGGCGGACAGAAACGGAAGAAGCTTGAGTACGGCTGATATTCTTGATGAACTGTCAGATTTGACTGCAAGTCTGGAAAGCCTAAAAGGTGTAGATGGTGTACAATCAGTGCTTCAGCCGGATGGTACTGCCGTCTCAGGTGCAGCACTTTTAGCTGCAAACCAGATACTTAATTTAATACCTGACCGGTCTTCAGAAAATACAACTCCCGCTGAGCTGGTTTCCGACCAGACTTTGGCAGGTTTTTGGTTTATAAAAACCTATCTCACGGAGCTTAATCAAAGTTTCCCTTGGGTGGCAGAAGAAACCGCCTATCAAAGTTCTATGGCATCGCTTGATAAGATAACAAATATGCTTTTGGATATCCGTTATTCCGCTCAGATAGATACCCAGCTTAATGTACTTACTGAACAAATTCGCCAAACTGCAGATGCTTTACGAGTTGGGTATCCTGCCAAAATTGAAATGATTTTTGCCGTTAAAGCTTATTTGGCTGAAAGTGCCCAGTCATATGGCTTTATTGCCGGTTTATATGACTATCAACAAGCTATGCAAAAAATTGATAATATTGCGGCGCTGATTGCGCAAGCTAATAACGATGGCAGTATTGTTTCCGGACTGTATGGTCTGGCTTATTCCACCGAACATCTGGCGTTTGTAATAGGCAGTCAGGGGGTCTATCACCTATTTCCACAGTCATTGCCCGCAGATAGCTCATTATCCGGTACATCTAAAATACTGCTGGGTGAAATCGAATTATTCAGACAGAATATGCACTCTTTAAGTAGTATACTTTTTGCTCACGGCAACCCGTATTTTATATCCCAAACACTTATAAAGGCCTCACCGGAGCTAAATAGTCTGGTTAATATGTTTTATTCGGAAGATCAGTCAGGCGTACGCATATTTTTAACTCTTTCTGATTCTCCCTATAGCAACGCGGCAATGGATACTATTTCTGAGATAAAAGCATTACTTCAACCAAATAATTCGGATGGGCAACTTTCAAGTTTGGAGTATGGTGTTCAAGGTACTAGCGCCACTAGCCAAGACGTCAGAGAAATGATTGAACAAGATTACACCAATATCCAAATGATAATCCTGGGAGGGGTTTTTCTGGTCTTGCTGATTCTTTTGCGAAGCATAGTCGCCCCTGTATATCTGCTCCTTACAGTCATGCTTAGCTACGGGTCAACCATGGGCATTATAACCTGGCTTTTTCAAGATTTGCTGGGGCATGCCGGTATAAGCTTCATGCTGCCGATTATACTATTTACTTTGATTGTGGCACTTGGCTCAGATTACAATATTTTCCTGGTATCGCGTATCCGCGAGGAATCCGAGAATAAACCCATCAAAGAAGCTGTAAAAAATGCCATTTCTTCAACCGGCGGAGTCATTGTTGCCTGTGGCCTGATACTGGGAGGAACATTTGCGGCTATGCTCACCTCACCCATACTTACCATGTATCAGCTGGGGGCTGCTGTTGCTATCGGTATTATAATGGATACGGTCATTGTCCGGGGCATTTTAGTGCCATCGCTGGCAACCATAGTTGGTCGCTGGAATTGGTGGCCATTTCACAAATTGAATAAATAA
- a CDS encoding LexA family transcriptional regulator, giving the protein MMSIGEKIREFRKARGWTPEYLGTRSGLSGQYIRKLEKGERQSITLATVNKLSNAFGIEPAKLISENEPVSPRQIEDILAEVQTVFKRLETVEICVHGCMPERKTQRDLAYKSFLIPRSIVEDRKNIYALQVEDNHLEHFGIYQGEMVVIQAEHAIEDGNLYACQIDQGVYGYSLYSTEKGLRLSNGNGTSQHLPLTKIKVLGRILLSYKCKVF; this is encoded by the coding sequence ATGATGAGTATAGGCGAAAAAATACGAGAGTTTCGGAAGGCCCGGGGTTGGACGCCTGAATATCTAGGCACCCGTTCAGGGCTTTCAGGACAATATATAAGAAAGCTGGAAAAAGGTGAGAGGCAGAGTATTACTCTAGCAACTGTAAATAAGCTTTCAAATGCTTTTGGTATTGAACCTGCCAAGCTTATTTCTGAAAATGAACCGGTATCCCCAAGACAGATTGAAGATATATTGGCAGAAGTCCAAACTGTTTTTAAAAGACTTGAGACAGTGGAAATCTGTGTACATGGATGCATGCCTGAACGCAAGACTCAACGAGATTTGGCATACAAGAGTTTCCTTATCCCTCGCAGCATAGTTGAAGACCGAAAGAATATTTATGCCCTTCAGGTCGAAGATAATCATCTTGAACATTTTGGGATTTATCAGGGTGAAATGGTGGTAATTCAAGCGGAACATGCTATTGAAGATGGAAATTTATACGCCTGCCAGATAGATCAAGGCGTTTACGGGTACAGCCTTTATTCCACTGAAAAGGGACTGCGACTTTCAAATGGCAATGGTACCAGTCAGCATTTGCCTTTAACTAAGATAAAGGTTTTGGGCAGAATACTTTTAAGCTATAAATGCAAAGTATTTTAA
- a CDS encoding helix-turn-helix transcriptional regulator, with the protein MASWTFLTNHALVLSFLARHSRITAREIAENIHITERAVRKIIADLETEGYIAKKKEGRGIKYRINPDLSLRHESYQEIIIGDFLEGLGWKRRKRKSNLEIKSIPAETTTK; encoded by the coding sequence ATGGCGAGCTGGACTTTTCTTACAAACCACGCACTGGTGCTAAGTTTTTTAGCCAGACATTCACGTATTACCGCACGCGAAATTGCTGAAAATATACATATTACCGAGCGGGCTGTAAGAAAAATAATTGCCGATCTTGAAACTGAAGGTTACATAGCCAAGAAAAAAGAGGGACGTGGCATAAAATACCGCATTAACCCTGATTTATCTCTCCGCCATGAATCATATCAGGAAATAATTATAGGTGATTTTCTGGAGGGATTAGGCTGGAAACGCCGCAAAAGGAAATCTAACCTCGAAATTAAATCTATCCCAGCTGAAACCACAACAAAATAG
- a CDS encoding ArsB/NhaD family transporter, translating into MLWLPVLIFVATILLVVFKPRPFNEAGAICLGVFLMLFTGIIPLSNISQIFSANLNILLFFFGLMLVSYFAELSGFFSSAANLALKLSKGNSWRLLGLVFALGIIITMFMSNDATALLLTPVVFMLVSRYGLKPLPYVFACAFVANTASMIFPFSNPVNLLAVDKFNLSLSEYLTFMLIPSLLAITITIAIFYFVFRRDLTPRFSIMENKPVALNNYSRSVRFTLIFLAAGCLLTSFMGWPLAIPLMVTAFILLGITLVYKKMDFNHLRHSVSWSILPFVLGLAFMVNGLENAGLTTTLGNWLSGTMASGGQLETGLITSFGTAIGSNFINNWPMMMVSVSSLSVITDISGGNAWLVYQAILGADLGPNLLIMGSLSTMLWLILLRKRGLTIKPMEYTKLGLLITPPVLLISTLAIFQLGKLSN; encoded by the coding sequence ATGCTCTGGTTGCCTGTGTTAATATTCGTGGCCACTATTTTGCTGGTGGTTTTTAAACCTCGGCCTTTTAACGAAGCCGGGGCTATTTGTTTGGGTGTCTTTCTTATGCTTTTTACGGGGATTATTCCCCTTTCTAATATCAGCCAGATATTTTCGGCAAACCTCAATATTCTATTATTTTTCTTTGGTCTTATGCTGGTAAGTTATTTCGCAGAGTTATCCGGTTTTTTTAGTTCGGCGGCCAATCTAGCTTTAAAACTTTCCAAGGGTAATTCTTGGCGTTTGTTGGGCTTAGTTTTTGCTCTGGGTATTATCATCACTATGTTTATGTCAAATGATGCCACTGCCCTGCTCCTTACCCCGGTAGTTTTCATGCTTGTCAGCCGGTATGGGCTAAAACCTTTACCATACGTATTTGCTTGTGCCTTCGTGGCAAATACAGCCTCAATGATTTTCCCATTTTCCAATCCGGTAAATTTATTGGCTGTAGACAAGTTTAATCTTAGTCTTAGTGAATATTTGACGTTTATGCTAATTCCTAGCCTACTTGCCATTACAATCACAATAGCTATATTTTATTTTGTTTTCCGGCGTGATCTTACACCAAGGTTTTCAATAATGGAGAACAAACCTGTTGCCTTAAATAATTATTCACGCTCGGTCCGATTTACATTAATTTTTCTGGCAGCAGGTTGTCTTTTAACTTCCTTTATGGGGTGGCCGCTTGCAATTCCGCTTATGGTGACTGCTTTTATACTGTTAGGTATAACCTTAGTTTATAAAAAAATGGATTTCAATCATCTCAGACATTCTGTTTCATGGTCCATACTGCCATTTGTTCTGGGGTTAGCTTTCATGGTAAATGGGTTGGAAAATGCCGGGTTGACTACGACGCTTGGTAACTGGCTTTCCGGAACTATGGCTAGTGGTGGCCAACTGGAAACCGGGTTGATTACGTCTTTCGGCACAGCTATCGGTTCCAATTTTATAAATAACTGGCCGATGATGATGGTTTCAGTATCCAGTTTATCCGTCATAACTGATATCAGTGGCGGCAATGCATGGCTGGTCTATCAGGCTATTTTGGGCGCAGATTTGGGGCCTAATCTGCTTATAATGGGCTCATTATCTACTATGCTTTGGCTTATTCTCTTACGTAAACGGGGGCTGACAATAAAGCCCATGGAATACACAAAACTGGGGTTGCTCATCACTCCTCCGGTGCTTCTGATATCAACTTTGGCCATATTTCAGTTGGGGAAATTGAGTAATTAG
- a CDS encoding MFS transporter, whose translation MKTITRKSLDNSIKDGAAYSAMLGLTQDYVTPFALALKASVPQIGILSALPNLSVAFSQLFAPFLSERAQSRKSFVFKAVLLQAVCFLPAFIMPVLFRDFGVWWLILWYTLGTMFGSLGNPAWSSLMADLVPGSIRGRFFGYRGMIAGIMTLAFSLASGLLLQISTDTLFLGFGLIFFGASLARFISSFFLNKMEDPQAKAPVKDGVSMKALVMDLNKTPMGKFISYSALINFSTYIAAPFFAVYMLRELGFDYLTYIIVISSASVANFVFMKVWGRVCDICGNVKILKLCSIFVPVVPLLWIFSHNIYYLIGVQALSGIIWAGFLLSGTNYIFESSNRRNRMRGFALYTGGNSLGIALGALTGGFLVSILPQLNGYHMLSLFLVSVIARAIVVSLFINGIKEMKLKENPIPQAFISAYKLDLLALKIKIISQSIFQLPRIFRQPLRSGIVIRIFQLIIRF comes from the coding sequence ATGAAAACAATCACTCGCAAGAGTTTGGATAATAGCATAAAAGACGGAGCGGCATATTCAGCAATGCTGGGGCTTACCCAGGACTACGTAACTCCTTTCGCTCTGGCACTAAAAGCTTCCGTACCTCAAATTGGTATACTGTCGGCTTTACCGAACTTATCAGTTGCTTTCTCACAGCTCTTTGCCCCATTTCTTTCTGAAAGGGCTCAGAGCCGCAAGAGTTTCGTGTTCAAAGCAGTATTATTGCAAGCTGTATGCTTTTTACCTGCTTTTATTATGCCTGTGCTTTTCCGTGATTTCGGAGTTTGGTGGCTAATACTCTGGTACACACTGGGTACTATGTTTGGTTCACTTGGTAATCCTGCCTGGTCAAGTCTGATGGCTGATTTGGTGCCGGGCTCTATTCGGGGGCGTTTCTTCGGTTATCGCGGCATGATAGCCGGCATAATGACTCTGGCATTTTCGCTGGCCAGCGGCTTACTTTTGCAGATAAGTACGGATACCTTGTTTTTAGGTTTCGGGCTTATATTTTTCGGTGCCAGTTTAGCTCGTTTTATTTCAAGTTTCTTTTTAAATAAAATGGAAGACCCTCAAGCCAAAGCCCCTGTGAAAGATGGCGTAAGCATGAAAGCTTTGGTAATGGATCTGAATAAAACCCCCATGGGGAAATTTATATCTTATTCAGCGCTTATAAATTTCAGTACTTATATTGCCGCCCCATTTTTTGCTGTTTATATGCTGCGTGAACTTGGCTTTGATTATCTGACTTATATAATAGTAATTTCCTCAGCTTCAGTTGCCAACTTCGTATTTATGAAGGTTTGGGGAAGGGTTTGTGATATATGTGGTAACGTAAAAATACTTAAATTATGCAGTATTTTTGTGCCTGTTGTGCCTTTGCTCTGGATATTCAGCCATAACATATATTATCTGATAGGTGTTCAGGCGCTTTCAGGAATAATATGGGCAGGTTTTCTGCTATCCGGTACCAACTACATTTTTGAAAGTTCAAACCGCCGTAACCGCATGCGGGGTTTTGCACTTTACACAGGCGGAAACAGTCTGGGGATTGCTTTAGGGGCACTTACGGGAGGTTTCTTAGTCAGTATTTTGCCCCAGCTGAACGGCTATCACATGCTAAGTCTTTTTCTTGTTTCGGTAATAGCCAGAGCAATAGTAGTGAGCCTGTTTATAAATGGTATTAAAGAAATGAAACTCAAAGAAAATCCTATACCGCAGGCATTTATTTCTGCCTATAAACTGGATTTATTGGCTCTAAAAATCAAAATTATATCTCAGTCTATATTTCAGCTGCCGCGCATTTTCCGCCAGCCGCTCCGTTCTGGAATAGTGATAAGGATATTCCAGCTGATTATCCGTTTCTAG
- a CDS encoding aminopeptidase, producing MVDPRTEKLADLLVNYSIEVKPGDKVAVNYFSGALPLAAEVYKKILAAGGHPLMQVSKNEFLEYLLRYGSDEQISYVHFPQRYITEHYDATIHLLAEENTKAMTSVDPRKMVAFEKARTDLMETSMRRTAEGNFRWVLAIYPTNGYAQDAGMSLEEYTDFVYNACLPDMNDPVAFWKNLNKRQQKVVDWLKGKKQVHIKAKDTDLHLSIEGRKFISCDGKLNMPDGEVFTGPVEDSAEGHVYFSYPAIEAGREVTGIRLWFKKGKVVKATAETNEEFLLKTLDTDSGARYLGEFAIGTSEGIQKFTKQILFDEKIGGSFHLACGAGYPETGSVNKSAIHWDMVCDLRDGGEIWVDGELLYKNGKFIIEY from the coding sequence ATGGTTGACCCGCGTACTGAAAAACTGGCCGATTTACTTGTTAACTACTCTATCGAGGTAAAACCCGGCGATAAGGTTGCCGTTAACTATTTTAGCGGTGCATTGCCTCTGGCAGCAGAAGTATACAAGAAAATACTAGCTGCCGGCGGTCATCCATTAATGCAAGTTTCTAAAAATGAGTTTCTGGAATATCTGCTGAGATATGGTTCTGATGAACAGATAAGCTATGTTCATTTCCCACAGAGATATATTACGGAACATTATGATGCCACTATCCACCTGCTGGCTGAAGAAAATACCAAGGCCATGACCAGTGTTGATCCCCGAAAAATGGTGGCCTTTGAAAAAGCCCGCACCGACCTTATGGAAACCAGTATGAGACGAACAGCAGAGGGGAATTTCCGCTGGGTTTTAGCTATTTATCCCACTAACGGATATGCTCAGGATGCAGGGATGAGTTTGGAAGAATATACTGATTTTGTTTACAATGCCTGCCTGCCGGATATGAATGACCCTGTAGCCTTTTGGAAAAATCTGAATAAGCGTCAGCAAAAAGTAGTAGATTGGCTTAAAGGTAAAAAACAGGTACATATCAAAGCCAAAGATACTGATTTGCACCTGAGCATTGAGGGACGCAAGTTCATAAGTTGTGATGGAAAGCTTAATATGCCTGATGGGGAAGTATTTACCGGCCCTGTAGAAGATAGTGCCGAAGGGCATGTATATTTCTCATATCCGGCCATAGAAGCCGGACGTGAAGTTACCGGGATACGTCTTTGGTTCAAAAAAGGCAAAGTAGTGAAAGCAACTGCCGAAACCAATGAAGAATTTCTGCTTAAAACATTGGATACTGACTCCGGCGCTAGATATTTGGGTGAATTTGCTATAGGTACAAGTGAAGGAATCCAAAAATTTACCAAGCAAATACTCTTTGATGAAAAAATAGGGGGAAGTTTTCATCTGGCCTGCGGCGCAGGTTATCCTGAAACCGGCAGTGTAAATAAATCTGCTATCCACTGGGATATGGTATGCGACCTGCGGGACGGCGGCGAGATATGGGTAGACGGTGAGCTATTGTATAAAAATGGTAAATTTATTATCGAATACTAA
- a CDS encoding phosphoribosyltransferase encodes MLKIVSQDHSSFTDRYEAGAFLAIELGNLKGKQAVVLGIPRGGVVIASQIADRLRDARLDIVLSRKLRAPSNPELAIGSISENGQAYLNHHLIHQLEIPLEYVHKETEFQLDELKRQARVYREVIPRIPLNNHLVIITDDGIATGSTFEAALTSVRQECPAYLIAAIPVGPESTLRRLEHLADEVICLKCPKKFESVGQYYYYFTQVDDDNVLNILKRFRHIL; translated from the coding sequence ATGCTTAAAATCGTATCACAAGACCATTCGTCTTTTACGGACAGGTACGAAGCCGGTGCTTTTTTAGCTATTGAACTTGGTAATCTGAAGGGCAAACAGGCAGTTGTACTAGGTATACCCCGCGGCGGGGTGGTTATTGCTTCCCAAATAGCTGACCGCCTTAGAGATGCCAGACTGGATATAGTCCTTTCCCGCAAACTCCGTGCCCCATCCAACCCGGAACTAGCCATAGGTTCAATATCTGAAAATGGCCAGGCATATTTAAACCACCACCTGATCCATCAACTGGAGATTCCCCTTGAATATGTGCATAAAGAGACTGAATTTCAGCTTGACGAGCTTAAACGGCAGGCACGTGTTTACAGGGAAGTTATCCCCCGTATCCCCCTAAATAATCACCTGGTTATAATAACCGATGACGGCATAGCTACCGGTTCTACCTTTGAAGCAGCTTTAACATCAGTACGGCAGGAATGCCCTGCCTATCTTATAGCAGCCATCCCGGTAGGCCCGGAAAGTACTCTTAGGCGGCTGGAACATCTAGCGGATGAGGTTATCTGCTTAAAGTGCCCTAAGAAATTTGAATCAGTCGGACAGTATTATTACTATTTTACCCAAGTAGATGACGATAATGTGCTTAATATATTAAAGCGTTTTCGCCATATATTATAG
- a CDS encoding rubrerythrin, with product MSEELKELIEAAIYKEVASQSLYQFAMQKTDDTSVIQLLETLIQNEEGHLKILKDLLVKGKFKPKAITPRLQTLKLDTYIKGGTQLEGSGLQDILLYAIKEEQSAAEFYSHLMSTFISQEAKDMCRFLAAEELEHKLKLELIYDDLFFIEN from the coding sequence ATGAGTGAAGAACTAAAAGAGTTGATTGAAGCGGCGATATACAAAGAAGTTGCCTCTCAGTCACTTTACCAGTTTGCCATGCAAAAAACCGACGATACATCGGTTATACAGCTTTTAGAAACACTGATACAGAACGAAGAAGGTCATCTAAAAATACTTAAAGATTTGCTGGTCAAAGGCAAATTTAAACCGAAGGCTATCACTCCCCGTTTGCAAACTCTTAAGCTGGATACCTATATTAAGGGCGGTACACAACTGGAAGGATCAGGTCTGCAGGACATACTTCTTTATGCTATTAAGGAAGAGCAATCAGCTGCAGAGTTCTATTCCCATCTTATGTCCACCTTTATAAGTCAGGAAGCCAAAGATATGTGCCGTTTTCTGGCTGCCGAAGAATTGGAACACAAACTAAAACTGGAACTGATTTATGATGACCTGTTTTTCATAGAAAATTAG